cagccggagctaaacagtacactacaatatgtttctgaaaacatttgagagaaatagacattaaagtaacagaatattgattcatattgagcagcgctgcctagtttgatcggggCTCAAGTGAtagacagctgcctccgttgaatgaacagccaataggaacactctctgaaatgacctgtgatttgtcAAAGTCTTCCGCCATGggcttttttaaagcctgaaaacagagccatgaggaggtacaggagtctagttatctctcagaacacttgaattacaatatgctgaaaggttattatggaatttttgccaaatgatggcAAACgtatactgcaggtttaagatcTTCATTCAAACGCAGTTTCTCAAaaaggaacatttttttttttagagctgcaacgattgtcaattattaattgacaactattttgatagtcaagtaatttaaatataaaattctAACTTCAGCTTaaggtgaatattttctggtttctttacactcctatgacagtaaactgaatctttgagttatggacacaagacatcttgggctttgagaagcACTGAACTTTTAGAACAAATTACTGAGAATATAATCAACTGTAGACTATAATGAAAATGAACCTTAGTTTTAGCCCTAAATGTAACCAGTTGGCGCTGAGCATCATTTTGCAGACAGGCAACAGTTTCTGCCAATTCTTGTTTGATGCAGGTCTTTGTACTTGGGTGTTTTCCCACCACTGCACAATAATTAATATTCAAAAGCAAGCCTTATTTGCATTTAATCACCTCAAATTACAGTAATTAACAAGCTGCACAGTCAGCAAGCTGTAGTGGTTCTCCCTGCATTTGCTTACCAAAGTGCAAAAAAACTTTGCATTTGAAAATTGAGGCAACACTTAAACTGTAAATTGTTGAGACCTAATATTTTTAAAGGATTGCGGACAGGGCATTTTGTTAGAGGAACCATTGTTTGTAACACATCTTTTACACACTAGATGGCACCAAACCTACATCACATCAATATGCTTTGGCATTCACCAGAATCACACAGCTAGCCCTTACCAAAAAGGTTATTCAAGTGTGCCATTAGTACACTTCTTTTTAGACTTAAAATATGAGAGTAGTCTTTCAGTTTACCTTTTATatacttaaaataagtatacttggcttgtacttaatctttgaTAGATATACTTGCCTTATAGGCTTACAGAAAGGTCAACTTGGCTCAGTCATGCTTAtttttttgatagagtagcctattaaagtgtgtgagagtttgtaaatagATGTTTTGTAATGGATTTACTTCAATAACTTTCTATATATTAGCaaaatttaatcttttttttttaatcaccacaaatcatcaagtcaaatataaaaggagcaagtctctttatgtaatacacaaatcgttggctaagtactataagttaaagtatactttcataaactaaaacctgggctgcaagtatacttgcagtataaaaactatcaAACTAGAAGTTTACTGAGAACTTTAAAAAAGTGGTCCAGAAGTATacaactagtaaactaacagtatacctattcacttgtactatagttcatagtatagttgcagtacaaaatacaactttgatgtAAACTAGTTGAATACTCAACTATACTATTCTTACAAAGTAAATTTTTGTACACAAAAGTGGCCAAATTTAGTCCCAAGaggtattgaagtagtacactactagtacattgatattagtatacttgaAGAACCCTATTCAagttcataaaataaacttgaagtatactactttttcataAGGGAGGTGGTGAAGTCAAGACAAAACAAGATGTAAAGTTAATACGTTTTATTTCAAAAGACTAATTATTCATCCCATAACACCTGCTGCACCTATAGAAGAAGATCATAATTAGAAACCAGGCTTGAACATATAGAACAGCAAGAAATAAGCAAGTACTCACCTACTACTGTACCGGACGTAGCCAGATCCTCTTCCATTTGGTCTCCTGATGAACTCTCTGGGCCTGTGGCTTGTAAGATGTAGCCAGCCGCTGGGTAGCTGGCCGCTGGGGAGCCACATAGGCCTGCTGGGGAGCCACAAAGGCCTGCTGGGGAGCCACGTAGGGCTGCTGGGGAGCCGGCCGCTGGGGAGCCACGTAGGGCTGCTGGGGAGCCACGTAGGGCTGCTGGGGAGCCACGTAGGCCTGCTGGTGAGCCGGCCGCTGGGGAGCCACGTAGGCCTGCTGGGGAGCCACGTAGGCCTGCTGGGGAGCCAGAAGCTGGGGAGCCACATAGGCCTGCTGGGGCTTCCTGACACTCCCTTCCTTCTGGTCAGGTTTTTTCAGCCGTCTGATAGCGTGGCCACCATGGCGTTGAGGGATGTTGTGGGTTCTGGTTGGGGCGAAGCGCTGACCAGAGGTGCCCGTACCTGCACTGCTGGGGATCTGCTCCATGGAGGTGTAGCCCGTGGACGTCTGTAGACGGCTCGGCTGGAAGCCGGCCGGAGCACTGGGTTTGTCGGACACTGGAACAGATTGGCTATAGCGGCTCGAGGTCATGTGGGACGTGGAAGTAGGCTTGTAGCTCCCTTGGGCATTTCCTGCATTCACAGGAAACAGTTTGCTTGTGTACGGTtttccagcctcggtctggccGGGGTCATTTCCAATCCACTCATtttggagagaggagaaagtggAAGGTTTAGAAGCTACAGAGCTACAACGTGAAGACACTCTTCTAGCAAGGGCACTGGATGATGTTCTCGTCTGTACAGGTCTTCCGTGTGGCGGAGGAGGAGCACCTGCACCAAACAGGCTGGAAGACGTCGAGGGAGTTGGAGCTTTCTGTGCTGCCGACTGATGGGAGGCCGAGTTGAAGGAGTAGCTCTCCCTAGAAGGACTCTGAAGAGATGCAGAACTGCTGGACAGATATTTGCTAGTACTTGGCTCACCCTGCTGAATTCTCTTCTCATTGTACTTACTCACAGAACTTCCACTAGCAATAGAAGTAGAAAGACCAAATAACTGCTTTTTTGGCATCTTTTGCGCATTCACCGGAGTCACCTTTCGCCAGTTGGTAGGTTTTGACACCGAGCTGCTCTGCACCGACCCGACTGAAGCATAGACACTTTTATCCGGCTGTGAAACATGTTGTGTGTAGCCACTACTGGAAAGTCCCCGGCTATAACCACCGCTAACTGCAGTCTCTGTGTTGAAGCTGCCGCTTTGACCTGAGCGCGGCGAAACCGAGGCCTGTCTGAGTTCATTCTGGGGATAGCTGCCACCAAATCCACCATCCTGATGCGAGAAGCCAACATATGTGTTGCTGTTTAGTCTCTGAGCTgcaagagaaacaaaaacaagtgtATAAATCCACAGCTGGTAAATCACAGCATTAATTGACAGTGACACATTTGTGTTCTGCTCACCTTGTGCAGCCCATGAACAGCATACATGCTCTGCTTGAACTAAGCACATCAGCAAAATCCTGCACAGTAAAAGAGACATCAAGGTCAGAAGAATTGGGACGACTAACAGAAACTCAACAACACACTTAAAgtagctgcaaaaaaaaaaaaaaaaacgtacccCAAATGAACTCCATAAGCCATTTCTGTGCAGCTTCGTCACCTCAACAGTAGCCCAACTGCCCTGGAGCTACttgctctgcatgtgtgtgcagcagagagGTAGCATTTATTGCAGCCTGCATCCAATCACTGCTTAATGAAGTGATTGTCTACAGGTGCCTGCTGTTGTGCTCTCAGGTTGACTCTGAGAAAAGAGTGCTGttgattttcttattttctgcCGCCTCTGTGTTCTCAAATCCTGtgtttaatataatatgtaaagaactgaagtgtaaaagctttatttttttagaaagagttttttttacacacacacatatagtgacagttaaagcttcagtaggcagaatgtttttggcatcattgggcaaaaatttccataataacctttcagcatgttgtaattcatgTGTTGAATTACaacacgctggctgacctgcaacgaatcctggttgaggaatggaacgccatcccacagcaacgtgtgaccaggttggtgaccagcatgaggaggaggtgccaggctgttgtggctgcgtatggatcttccaccgctactgaggctcctgacggagtattaaatgaataaagtgtaaaattgccaatatgtcttgtttgttccttgttactgaaagagagttcaatcatccaatccaccaaacaactcaaaacaagagtcaattccaacaggagaatacactgtttaccattggcagagcattttggtaaagttttcttgggcgctacctacataatcagctgtgctgctcatcccacaagtgcatgatccttacaagttggacatcattgtgaaggaaaataaataggctttccaacgatggaaaatacaatgccaattagcattgtaaaaatagagaaataatccaccaaacacagatttccaaacttttttttccgagtttatattggttttttttaggtgtctcaAATACGTTTTtttgccggccccgtccacagtagtacattgctttgctcttatgcggtaactcctgtctgtttctccaaacagggggtgtgccgaccgttatcgactgtaagtaatacacaagtaatacaaccccacttcaaaacaccccaaCTACCCCTTTAACAGCTCACTTTGTTACACTGAGATTTCTCCTCTCTGCATCAGGCCTGACCTTGAAAAAGAGCATGTATAGTCTTGAAGGCcttgttaatattattaatgaTGACGGCTGTACCCCATGATGCTCACTAGACCCAGGCGGCACCCTGCAGTAATGATGCAGTCGACCCTAACTGTGACAAAACAACACATCAAGATGAGGCTGATCCGATCAGCGTGCCTCCACCTTCTGTTTGCACAATATAAATCACAACAATCTCCACATCATACATCCCAATTTCATTTGAATTATGTTGGTGAGAAACGGCTGAGCAAAATGCATGATGTCATGCTCGCATGTGAGCGTGATATCATCAgcttcctgtgtctgtttgaCTGATCTGTGACCATGTGGGACGCTCCACATGAAGATGACCCCGGTgtaggtgacacacacacacacactgaggataTGCTCCCTGGTAGTCTGGCAGGTGTGAATCTTCATCCCAGACTGTGCTTGGTCAATAGTGTTCATTAGTGACTCCCCTGCTGCCAGAAGAAGCATGATGCAAGCGCACGACAAGTGGTGCGACAAATGAATCTGTCACTCTGTCCTACTTTCCCCGAGTACTGTATACGCCATCATCAGGTACACTTCTTGAACCcagctttattaaaaaaatttacaatCTTATTTTTCATCTTTGAGTGTTCGACATTCACACGGGCATCCTGTATGAGCCACAGCGGCCATGGCAAATTTCCTCCTCTTCGCCGTAGGAAGGAGTGACACCTCGCATGCGATGACCAGATGAGTGTGGTGGCTTAGATCAAAGACACAATTTCCTGTCGCAGGAAATAGCGCAGaggatttcttttcttttttttttcaggagcaGTTTCTGAATTCTTTCCATTACGCTTATCAACATTCATACGAGCAAGTCCTCCATTGGAATCAGCAAAAACATTCCAGATAGCGCCggcttttagaaaaaaaaacgtggAAGGGTAACATAAATCAAACGGCAAGTGAGATCTATTCATCAAAGTAGGCGACTCTTTTCTCCTTGTGGATGATCTCTCTCATTTTAATTCCAAATCTGCTTGCATCATGTCTCACAAGGACACGTTTTCTGCCTTAATGTTGATCTCCACGGGACCAGAGAGTTGCTCTAACAAAGGACATTCACTGTTCGATCTGCACGGACCCTTGACCCGTGGACGCTCATTTGGGGAGGTTAAAAGGTTACACTGCTCATGAGCTTTCGTGCATGGTAAGATATATTTGTTGCCACAAAAAGGggtgtgatggaggagagggaaaaCGCAGCATCATCATCTAATGTATGTGCAGAGCTATGCAGGACATGGGGACATTTGCGAGAAGGGTCAGTGACACAGCTGGAGACCCACGGAGCCACCTGGATCCGATTCTTTACTTTGCTGTCATCAAAACTATAGGCTATAGCTACATATGTACTATATTCCATACTCAAGGTTTACTTACTAACTTTTTTTGGAGCAAATGGCACCTGCACAGATGTAAGCAACTACACTTTTggtcattttcatgttttaaacagtgggtctgaaaagtgaagccaatgtggaagtgcattaaacttgcattctttctaacagccagcagggggcgactcctctggttgcaaaaagaagtcttctcacttgatttattacctcagcaaacattgtaaacatgagtttatggtctcaatcgctagtttcaagtcttcttcaatacagcatgatgttcatttagtaaattatgatcccatttagagtcaaatagaccattattatttttattttggttgtctaaaaatgtcttattcagcgtttggttgcaattagctccaccctcttgtgtcacttctggttgcaaaaaaacaccaagatggtgacagccaaaatgccgaactcagcagtccacaaaccaatggttgacgtcacggtgactacgtccacttcttatatacagtctacgtttttaaaggtacagtgtgtaggatttggtggcatttagtggtgtggttgcatttgcaaccaactgagtacccctccgctcactcctccctttccaaaacagcggtaacgtgagccgccgaatgcaaaaccgtggtgaCGCCATTCTCCTTggtcagaggccatccttaccataataacactactttataAGCAACAAAAGTCAGATGGtgactggcggtaccacggttttgcaccatgcggctcacgttaccgcagtttcacaagcatgttggagaactacggtggccttcaggtaaagtatttggtttgtccgttctgtgttACTGTGTAGAAacgtggcggagcaacatgacggacttcgtgaagaggacatgaaggatatgaagggctcattctaaggaaatgaaaacacaatggttcttagtttcaggtgattatacattaatgagaacatagctatgaatattatattttatttctacgatttaaatctatatttatttatcaatatgTATAACTAtattgctgcattaaaatgCTACTCAAACTACTTTCAGCTgcagattaatacacatttggtgctctggtgagtatttggggcagcaggacgagcggtgtatgtgggattgagtcaaaatgaaatacagtgtgtgtgttcatggtaatgaaggaacatgtcacccagtgcaacaatgagtggctcattgatgtgacTTCactagtttttggacaacaatgaagctctatggcacagaggaagaataGCTTGCCAGTGGGATCTATTGTAGTTAGCTTTTTTGACAATAATAAATGTCTTTGCGCTTtaaagcagattttttttggtggctgTGGTAACAAGGTGTAATCAAAACATTGATATATTCTCACCTTTTATGTTGATATAGCTGATACTAAAGTGAGAGATTTACCATTTTTTTATCATGCAAGATGTAACAAGCAGTGCTTATAAACCTGTAAGGGAACGTCCTCTTCCAAAGTGAGCAGCATCATCTCCTCAAAGTCCGTAATGTAGCAAGATGCTGtgaaatgagagagagacagtcagcaGATGGTGTCTCCTCTCCGGAAGAATCTACCCTTTGGCCTCCGAACCGTCCTTCTCCTTCTGACCAATCAGGCGCTTCAGATCCCTGTTGGGTGCGCTGGGCACCCTCCCGCTCCGGCATCTGGTCCAGCATTTGAAATAATGAAGGTAATAATAATGAGCTTAAGTCCAGGAAGGCGAGAGGTCAAACTACCTATGGAGAGTTCACACCCGACACATTCCACCAGCAGCTCGAGGATCCGTCATCACAGAGGCTTCACTTTACAGCGGACGCTGTTCTGAGGCTAAAGTTAAAGGATAATATCAGGTCTAATTGATGTTTCTCACCAAAGTAACTGCTGTGATCTGGGATTACGGCTACATCACTACAGCAAAGCCAACAGTTTAACCAGATTAAACTAAGCCATTTTATCTGGaggtaaaacaaaaagtgaTTACACCCTAATGTGAGTAGTAATGCCTCAATGCACAGCTCTACCAAATACATTTGGCTAGCATGGAGGTTTATTTAAATgcgctaaatgcgagattgggagtatcaacatggcgacggctgagccggcagctcgcagctaacagtggaaacaacgGAAACAGTGCTGATGGAGCTAACAATTTTGACCTGGGGgagaactggagggtgggtgctacgcttccacgaCAGCATCGTCGATCGGGACGGAgttatcagcggtaaccgccgtatgagagcagtgcagagcggtgcCCATTagttagccagtggggcacgctcacatgcacgaacatgcactaaaagcacgcacgGGCGGCCAGactatggccctgttcagacctgagtgatctgatcacaagtggacagctttaagtacatctgttcacacatggcattagaatgcgtctggagtgaccacttgtgatcagatctcacttccccgctctatgtGCAAATTAACACGTAGttaacacacggctaatacagcagacgttgtgacattatattacatgaatgtcagtagtaatatcctacatattcgtgaattcgagtacattttattaacatcaacatataaggttattgtaccggcggttgcctttgccaggcaacagcggagtacagagcttcagagagccgcgGAGGAGAGCAAGCGAGCAGGCGGGCGGGTGTCAGCGCTGTGCAAACaacggaacaaaaacacagacacatctccgacagtataacagataataaaacactttgcgtgtctgatagtctgtagattatgtagcctacagataagatatattttaataaaatacagttgtaccaacagaatacagtagagcacagaggctgttTTCCATGCTGTGAGGCTGACAAGTGCTCGCGTCTGCCTGTCACATGACATTCACATGTGGAGCACagtgatcccgcggatcccagcgggacgtcagttgagtatgtggtccttaatgtggcccaggacacatttgcgtacacacggctaaaagaatgtggctaTATGTAGCCCAGACCgactctgaatgtggtctgagcgatcggatctcaatgcgtcctcaatgcgtcttgagtgcgttcacacctgtacttagagctgtccacttgtgatccgatcactgaggttaataccaggtctgaacagggcctaagtcaacaaagcacggagaagctctgattacaacacacacagagggagagcgacttcattctctgctcaggtagacattactcctctatatctttacatagcaaatagttgtttgctgctatgctaatgctctgaatatcatacaGAGAACCTTTAAGTCATTGTTTATGAACCACTGTGGGTCTACTGAAGGGGGATTTGATCCTGAGTGTCTTCAGATGGTTTCCTGTTTCTATTTAGaggcactttattaatccctcattggggaaattcaatttttaCACTCTCTTGTTGTTATTCACTAGGGGTTcggtgtcttgctcaagggagGAGGTGAACTGGTTTCGGCTACCAGTCCACACAGGAAACGGTTTAAAGTGACTTCAGGACTTGAACCGGCCAGTTCTCAAGCAAAGTCCCAtacagactgagctactgccgtcCCCCAAGCCGGACTATTCGCCCGGCTCACTGCTAAATTGCAGCCCAACTCATTGATGCACGAAGCCGATGATGAAGGAGTGCAGGAGTGCAGGAGTATCTTGTCCTTCTTTAAAACGGGTCAAGGCCATTTATAATCAACCAGCAACACAGGCCTTATTTGAGAGGGACCAGAGGAGAGACTCTTTAATGAATCATAGTGGGGCTTATTCCTCTGCTCTGCCTAATCAATCAGAAGGGCTTGATCGACATCGGAACAATTCATCTTTATACTTTGCTCCCTTGAGGATCTTTGAAAGAAGGTAAAGTGTTACCTTTTTCTTTCAATTTCAACACATGAAAACCTAAGCTTCATTCAGAGTTAGAGAGAATGAGGCAGGATGGGAAATATGTCTCTCTAATTGAAAACTCCCTAACCTCCTTCTCCTATAAACaaccacagcaacaacaaaacaaaaacttctGACGAGCCACATGGAGATCGAGAGACTGATTCGTGGCCAGCTGGAGGACAGTGGAGCCCACAACAAGGCTTCAGgacactctgctgctctgaggCCCAGAGGAGGGGAAGTcgtgggggtggtggtggtggtgggggggggctaTAAAGCCTGGCAGAGCCGTGCCGCTGCTCCGTTTACAGTTGTAGTCAATTCAGAGATCAATGGAGACACAGTCCTGAAGACTTCAGAGGGACGCTGCATTGTTGCGGTGGAGAGTTTTACATGAGCCTCTCTTTCATATGAGACAGGACTTTGTTGAGAGCATTTGTTTCTCATTTTCCGCCGGTCTGGGGACCCATTGCGGTTAAGCACCAAGAggtttttgtttaaatttcaAGAGCATAAAGAATCCCATTTTGACATGTGAACACATACATGTTGTACAAACTCTGTGGTGAATACACCCAAGTGGGACTGATGGATTAGACAATTAAACGCAAATCAAATCCATTTGCATTGTGAGTTTTACGAAAGTTCAATTGAAATCTGAATTCTCCggagatcaataaagtatttcggATTCTGAtttctcctccttttttgttcaAACTATAATGATACTGCAGCTGTTGTGCAGAttcttttccatttttcaaaatagaataaaaccgGACATGTGGAAACACCCGTCTTGGTGGACAGTTCCTCCAGCCCCTTACGAAAAAGTAGCATACTTCAAGTTtgttttatgaagtatacttaagtaaagttcaagtgtatttcccccaagtatactttgcatagtaagtatactaatatcaatgtactagtagtatattcGTAAGTGtgctacttcaatacttcttgggactaaattggcccactttttggTTTATAAAAGTATCCTTGTAaatatactttaagtgtaagaatagtaaactttgagtacactactagtttacatctaagtttaATTTTGTACTAAACTATACTATAGGTATACTGATAGTACTTAACCAATGATTCATGTGTAACATAAAGatacttgctccttttgctatttgactggatgttttgtgatgataaaaaaaaaaaaaaaaattgtttcccttgcatgcctccacggtgaacgagtGATAAAGTACTCAGAGCATACATTGGGCccgtagagcaggcgcagtagcgtttcctgtaactccgcctcccagccctcgctccagcctcggtctcattcacatgaacggaggaagggaaataactctggattcggctataagtgcattttacaacttttaggacctaatgatttaaataagggctattcaagtgttcatactggggagttgatttaccaaaaaaaaaaaatgatgcgctgacttacagacgtctctttcccaatgtaagtctatgggaaaaagtctttttgggtccaatggcatcacgtgacggacacggaagttgtagtaccgccgtttggccactacagaAATTAGCTCCAAAGCCCGGCGTTCTTCCTGGGTGCTTCATATAAACGGCaaattctaaggtaacaaaaacacacacaattattattttcaggtgattatacacactAAAGAAATACTTAATAATATTAGATTACATTTCTGTaagtagatccccctaaatgctacacactggtcctttaaagttgCTCGGAGATTTGCGTCCGTTGGAACTGAAGTAATATTCTGAACTAATTTTGAGGGTGGATACTAAAAATTAATCCATAATATTACTTCAGATATTGTACTAATCTAATTACTCAAAAATGCATGCGAAAAGGCCTCCCGGAGAGCCGCTATCActacaaaagaaaagaataaaactcAAACTTTCATCTTTTCGGTTAGCCTATTGCAATTTTGACAAAGTACAAACCAGGAGCTGATTTcttagcaaaaaaaataatttgacttTTAGATAGATAGTGATGTCAGAAAGACTATCTGGATAACGAATACCATgattcaggtgtgtgtgtgtgtgtgtgtgcacatactgCAGCCTTTATGAAAGTGATAAATGGGCGTCCAGTTGTCTTTAATGGGTAGTTGGGCCAGCTGTACCAACTCCTCCTCGCTTGCATCCTCTGGCAAACACAATTAGTCACATTGATCAAGTGAGCAGCAGAACAATGGGGTAATACCCCGCTGGAACCAGCTCTGTGGTTCACTCACCCACCAGACTGGTTAGACATGATGGATTTAGGCAACATACAGGAAGCTGGGCGAGCGACTCCATCGATAGCAAATAAGTTCATTGTTAAAAGAAGGAAAAGGAAGATAGACTTTGTTTCACGGTCCTCTGCGCTGCTTGCTTTTTAAAAGTGGGAAAACCATAAAGCAGAGTGACTGTGTAGTAAATGTAAATGATGACATATGTCCTCagttgagagagagacagctgtaTTTGTCATAGCAATGCCAGCGGAGGGGGGTAGATGCCACTTTGTCTCTGTCGTCATGCTGCTGACTGTTGTGGTCTCTTTTCAACATGTTCAATTCCTCACAGATGTGGCGTTCACTTTTAAGGCATATTCCCTATCACGGCCATTAAACCCATGTAATGGCGCCAAGATGTTCCCGGAGAcaggaggaaataaaaaaaaaaaggccatgcTGCGCTCCAGAGGAACATTCTCAACACTGAAAAGAAATACTGTagttttgctttctttttttatgcaataGCAGAACCCAcacgctgcacacacacacaaagctgttAAAGTTGCTTCCTTGAAAGAAACTCAAACAGCTTGTGGGAATACAAGACATAGCAAACAAAGCTGAAGTAAAGACGGGATCTTTTAATCAGCTGTGTGCAACAAAACAGCCTGAAAGAACACTGTAATTGGAGCAATTTCTTTCCTGTTTTTTAACAAGCTCTTTTGCACTGGGGGTAATGGTGAATGTATTTGCAGGGGTTCCTCTCTTTTCATTGCATTCCTGCTGAGCACAGTATAGCAAAACAGACCATATATTTTTCAGCCAGACTcataaaaagacagaaaaaggcaCGGGTCCTAATC
This Sebastes fasciatus isolate fSebFas1 chromosome 17, fSebFas1.pri, whole genome shotgun sequence DNA region includes the following protein-coding sequences:
- the LOC141754650 gene encoding uncharacterized protein LOC141754650 translates to MAYGVHLGILLMCLVQAEHVCCSWAAQAQRLNSNTYVGFSHQDGGFGGSYPQNELRQASVSPRSGQSGSFNTETAVSGGYSRGLSSSGYTQHVSQPDKSVYASVGSVQSSSVSKPTNWRKVTPVNAQKMPKKQLFGLSTSIASGSSVSKYNEKRIQQGEPSTSKYLSSSSASLQSPSRESYSFNSASHQSAAQKAPTPSTSSSLFGAGAPPPPHGRPVQTRTSSSALARRVSSRCSSVASKPSTFSSLQNEWIGNDPGQTEAGKPYTSKLFPVNAGNAQGSYKPTSTSHMTSSRYSQSVPVSDKPSAPAGFQPSRLQTSTGYTSMEQIPSSAGTGTSGQRFAPTRTHNIPQRHGGHAIRRLKKPDQKEGSVRKPQQAYVAPQLLAPQQAYVAPQQAYVAPQRPAHQQAYVAPQQPYVAPQQPYVAPQRPAPQQPYVAPQQAFVAPQQAYVAPQRPATQRLATSYKPQAQRVHQETKWKRIWLRPVQ